ggGTATACCTTGAAGAGGGTATTCTAGTTTTGGTTAAAAGTGAGCAAAACAGTAAACGAGGAATCTCCGAACCCTATGAAGTCTGTTTCTCAAAGCAcaaactagtttctcagttgTAAAGCTATCGACTATCGAAATTTTAcatacacccttctttcctttgctaGCAGtaaataagtcggaacggccgggttCTGCCGAATGtatcctataactgccatattCTTGGCAGCTGCTGTATTTTTAAAGCTgcgaaaaaatctaaaaaaatattttgtctcaagactttgatgcagaacggtggagaatcgatccagaaatcgtttaaggtactccgcttgagaatcggatcaggattgggaaagatatagtcatcactgtaggccctataggggaaaacaacaatttcaagggatcatcacgaaaaatgatcaaaaaatctaaaaaatattttgtctcaggattttgatgtagaatggtggagaatcgatccagaaatcgtttaaggtactccgcttgagaatcggatcaggattggggaagatatagccatcactgtggccatataggggaaaaccacaatttcaagggatcatcacgaaaaatgatcaaaaaatctaaaaaatattttatctcaggattttgatgcagaatggtagagaatcggtccagaaatcgtttaaggtactccgcttgagaaccggatcaggattggggaagatatagccatcactgtgggccatataggggaaaaccgcattttcaaagGATATCATAACCCATCCTGTGGGAAATGGCTTACCTGGGGTTTTTTTGAAGGTAGAGTGTTGggattttctttatattttaattttgggcAATCGATCTGACCAACCAAACCcatagttgccatataactgaacagtCAAAAATGATccaaatttggtatttttaaagatagcagcttgggacatttttaaaaacattttattataagAATTTTGTTTCATTACTACGTTTTTTTAAGGATCTGCCAACTATTTCCGATATTCGCGTTATATATCCGATCTtaaatgcaagggtatataaactaaGTCTTCTCCCTTAGAAAgaaaagttagctttcctttcttgtttttttaaaaggttTCTTAGACTTAGATttaatatgtaaatatttattaattggcTGTTTATCCTTGACCATCAATGTTTGTCTTTTTCTTTGGTAGGAATCTGTAAAGAGTAGAGTAGATAATAATTGTAACAAGTTCTTTAAGGTCTTATTTACCTGTGAATAACCGGGGATAACAGATCTGGATTAATCGTCCTTATGTTGGTGGGTTTTGTCACGAGGGATACCAAGGATCCAACGACTAAAACTGTAGTAACTCCAATTAAAATTAGCCAGTGATAAGATATTCGGTAAAGTGCCAACACATCCTCCTCGTTTACCCAAGTACTTTCCACTAGGGTCACATTACCATCACATCCATCCACGGACATGGGACGTTTCTGAGAATTCAACTGTCCTGATGCCGCTGCAAACTGAGATCCGAGGGTTATCCATCCGGATAGAAGGACCCCGGCGAGGGCCCCGATTGCCGTGCCCAGGGTGTTGGCCCAAGGAACTAACATTCCAAGAGTGAATATGCCAAAAGCAGCGATAGCTGTTATGGACACAACTGCAGTGCAGACACTTAGAATACCACTAAGTTTTTCCAAGACCAGGGCCAGAGCCATGGAAAGAACTCCAATGACTATAATGCTGGATTTAACAATGATATTGGACATCCTTTCGCTTGGACGCATTTTGAAGCAGCCTCTGAAGATGTCCTCCAGAATCACCAAGGAGGTGGAGTTGTAATACACCGAGAGCGAGCTCAAGCCTGCTCCAAAGATTCCGGCTATGAACAAACCCGGCAGCCCGTAAATGTCACCCACACTCTGGACCACAAACAAGGATAACATTTGATCGTCGTTCTGCAATATAGAAACTTAATTGAGTATCGGTGTACTATACCTTAATCTTAATAACACATTATCTTTTTCCTTACCGTAATCAGACCTGCACTCAAAGGATCACAGTCCTTGTATTTCTCGAACAGGAGCACTCCCAAATAGGTGCAAACAAAGATAAACCCAGCACTACCCACACAATATATAGCCAACGAAGCTCTGGCTTTATTTAGGGAAGGAAGTGACATGTACCGATGTACCACAGTTGGGTTAACAGCACTGAAGGAAATCCAGTTTAAGGATTCCCCGAAGACCAAGCCCCAAACGGTATGCCGTACATAAAGTGACGGATCAATGTTGAAAAATTCAAGGCGTCCCCTCTGATCCAAGtcatcaaaaatagaatccatgcCAGTGGCATAAATGGTTCCCAGAATAGCAATGACTATAACTGAAACAAACATGATCACCGTTTGCCAAACATCCGTATGAACCACAGCTTTAAGGCCTCcctaaaaatagaaaattaatAACCATAaccataatttaaaaattcgtaatatttaaacaaaaattaacttaCCACAATTGTGTAAAAAACGCAAACCACCACAATAACTGCTTCTATTATGTAAATGTTAATTCCAGATactaaagaaaacaaacaatgtaattttttttagatttctttGAAAAAGAGGCTTACCTTGGTTCAGCGATAAGGCAggtaaa
This region of Drosophila bipectinata strain 14024-0381.07 chromosome 2L, DbipHiC1v2, whole genome shotgun sequence genomic DNA includes:
- the LOC108125857 gene encoding sodium-coupled monocarboxylate transporter 1-like → MDIFRFGTVDYIVFLGMLILSTATGIYYGYIKKSNKKPEEPLPSISSGEKRKHDFGSEKLNEYLMGSGSLKVFPVSMSLIASSISGVSILGTPPEVYNYGTQYWIIVVPILLEYFITAYIYLPVFWTLQVGSSNEYLELRFHSSIRSIVSLIFVLGVLMYLPFLIYLPALSLNQVSGINIYIIEAVIVVVCVFYTIVGGLKAVVHTDVWQTVIMFVSVIVIAILGTIYATGMDSIFDDLDQRGRLEFFNIDPSLYVRHTVWGLVFGESLNWISFSAVNPTVVHRYMSLPSLNKARASLAIYCVGSAGFIFVCTYLGVLLFEKYKDCDPLSAGLITNDDQMLSLFVVQSVGDIYGLPGLFIAGIFGAGLSSLSVYYNSTSLVILEDIFRGCFKMRPSERMSNIIVKSSIIVIGVLSMALALVLEKLSGILSVCTAVVSITAIAAFGIFTLGMLVPWANTLGTAIGALAGVLLSGWITLGSQFAAASGQLNSQKRPMSVDGCDGNVTLVESTWVNEEDVLALYRISYHWLILIGVTTVLVVGSLVSLVTKPTNIRTINPDLLSPVIHRFLPKKKTNIDGQG